From one Coffea eugenioides isolate CCC68of chromosome 11, Ceug_1.0, whole genome shotgun sequence genomic stretch:
- the LOC113752911 gene encoding uncharacterized protein LOC113752911 isoform X1, with amino-acid sequence MKLQTLQMIKTPPPPRPPSLQLAIPGNMAYHRRIWHYGGVFKLMVAFLFCLGIVATCEPCSVSGVHHQVENEACRLCRDGGKSDYQGVFTGDVGSGFALDKLEPHASLDYVCGNSNLFCFWSTLPGLSRPGHVVQSTSAEVSGVQSDVKLHEMPNHARTNISWSSNCGIIKFSSGRTISCSLNQQYGCRELPSPPLDSSEGNDVLSCRGSFLDHKSQFFDSKEDARMSDSSSPHVEISPPLLDWGERNLYFPSLAFLTVTNAHSDNILTIYEPYSTNSQFYPCNFSEMVVAPGEGALICFVFLPKWLGFSSAQLVLQTSFGGFFIQATGFALESPYLVQPLIDLDVSSSGKWRKNLSLFNPFNEALYVEELTAWISVSSGNTSHSTKAVCSINSIQDLHELSLLSVHEWIDVRSAEVGLPLVSMRPHKNWVVDPHRMETIMELDFSFPAEGRIFGAFCLQLLRSSKDEIDTLIVPLEAEFGQISAYHEHGSPISVSLKALVPCDSSGTTVAILSVKNDSPCMLSIVNISEVGEGTKYFHIKYTEGLILFPGTVTHVALVLCTSISFEILGPPSELADTNVNCELHVLTNDSRNSEIKIPCRDLVSVCSSHTLDSSVGSPQGSEEVEYESIRTISSGSPKQPLTLNEALNTAEADEIVLKNWKSHATASGMSVLDDDEVLFPLVQVGSHSSRFVNVKNPSQQPVVMQLILHSGKIITECKAADGHFQPSSPGSSTGYKSASPLKYGFSVAEGALTEALVHPYGRASLGPILFQPSDRCGWRSSLLIRNNLSGVEWLPLRGFGGSFSAVLLEESEPVQAVEFKLSLPLPRTISSPDFLHHIDDNMRTCSQPLAKELYAKNMGDLPLEVRSIKVTGTECGLDGFVVQNCKGFVLEPGKSIKLIITFQTDFSAATVQRDLELSLATGIIVIPMKASLPVYMLSFCKKTIFWMRLKKSIVLLLAAFILSLVLFCFIPHLMTFGQDYMFKSGKSFIATVSQAGKSARPHRSHRSCSKLPLSGTMNGLLRSVGKEESLLLEPVGMHNDGFVTKEQVSSFAARPVKSALEFDKKSSCCLDNGKEMTPSSSMTNAVTGQSSDVQDASQAGNLTVKTGKDKGRRRRKKKSSGNGVTGLFEVSSSQSGNSTPSSPLSPVSSLTPTRSRPLSPDMNQSVQARNPFAPVAIQRYPDPIPRAKVLQSEISLKPRGENNYAWSTSSQEKPDVLHKVPGKPVLLPSATLPQAGRPDSLSSCRPSFLSSASTIAPHARAPGSKLNEQKTVEEKAKLKEKFTYDIWGDHIFVDRSKEISGMQPHAEQNNSDSFFVRGPQALVTIAQRESDGSINTFLVLVFDP; translated from the exons atgaagcttcaaaccCTACAGATGATCAAGACTCCGCCACCACCACGACCACCATCGCTTCAGCTGGCCATACCGGGCAACATGGCCTACCATCG GAGAATATGGCACTATGGCGGAGTTTTTAAATTAATGGTGGCTTTTCTATTTTGCCTTGGTATTGTGGCTACGTGTGAACCATGTTCGGTGTCTGGGGTGCATCATCAAGTGGAAAATGAAGCATGTAGGTTGTGCAGAGATGGTGGTAAGTCAGATTATCAAGGTGTATTTACTGGTGATGTTGGTTCAGGGTTTGCATTAGATAAGCTAGAGCCCCATGCAAGTCTTGATTATGTATGTGGGAATTCTAATTTGTTCTGCTTTTGGTCAACATTGCCTGGATTATCACGCCCAGGGCATGTTGTTCAATCTACATCAGCTGAAGTTTCTGGGGTTCAATCGGATGTTAAATTACATGAAATGCCAAATCATGCGAGGACTAATATTAGTTGGTCATCAAATTGTGGTATTATTAAGTTCTCTAGTGGTAGGACTATTTCTTGCTCTCTGAACCAGCAATATGGTTGTAGGGAACTGCCCAGTCCTCCTCTAGATAGTAGTGAGGGAAACGATGTTTTGTCCTGTAGAGGATCGTTTCTTGACCATAAAAGTCAGTTTTTTGACTCGAAAGAGGATGCAAGGATGAGTGACAGTTCTTCACCCCACGTAGAAATAAGCCCTCCCCTTTTGGACTGGGGAGAAAGGAACTTATATTTCCCCTCTTTAGCATTTTTAACAGTCACAAATGCACACAGTGACAATATTTTGACCATTTATGAACCTTATAGTACCAACTCTCAGTTTTATCCGTGCAATTTTAGTGAAATGGTGGTGGCACCTGGGGAAGGTGCCTTgatttgttttgtgtttttgcCTAAATGGTTAGGCTTTTCCTCTGCTCAGCTAGTGTTGCAGACAAGCTTTGGTGGTTTCTTCATCCAGGCTACAGGGTTTGCACTTGAGTCCCCCTATCTAGTACAGCCGTTGATTGACCTGGATGTTTCCTCCAGTGGAAAGTGGAGAAAGAATTTGTCATTGTTTAATCCTTTCAATGAAGCTCTTTATGTGGAGGAGTTAACTGCCTGGATATCAGTTTCTTCTGGGAATACTTCCCATTCTACCAAAGCTGTCTGTAGTATCAATAGTATCCAAGATCTGCATGAGTTAAGTTTGCTGAGCGTTCATGAGTGGATAGATGTGAGAAGTGCTGAAGTTGGTCTGCCACTAGTTTCAATGAGACCCCATAAGAATTGGGTGGTTGATCCACACAGAATGGAGACCATCATGGAGTTGGATTTTTCATTTCCTGCTGAAGGGAGAATTTTTGGTGCCTTTTGTCTGCAGTTGCTAAGATCATCAAAAGATGAGATTGATACTCTCATTGTTCCTCTTGAAGCAGAATTTGGTCAAATTTCAGCTTACCATGAGCATGGAAGTCCCATTTCAGTATCTCTCAAGGCCCTGGTGCCTTGTGATAGCAGTGGTACTACTGTTGCTATTTTGTCTGTGAAAAATGATTCTCCTTGTATGTTGAGCATTGTCAATATTAGCGAAGTGGGAGAAGGCACAAAATATTTCCACATCAAATACACGGAAGGACTGATTCTTTTCCCTGGCACTGTCACACATGTTGCGTTGGTCTTATGTACTTCCATTTCCTTTGAAATACTTGGTCCACCTTCTGAGCTTGCTGACACAAATGTGAATTGTGAACTACATGTGTTGACAAATGATTCGAGAAATTCTGAGATCAAAATTCCTTGCAGAGATTTAGTGAGTGTTTGTTCAAGTCATACATTAGATTCGTCTGTTGGATCTCCACAAGGTTCTGAAGAGGTGGAGTATGAAAGCATAAGAACCATATCTTCAGGCAGTCCCAAGCAGCCACTAACACTGAATGAG GCATTGAATACCGCAGAAGCAGATGAAATAGTTCTCAAGAATTGGAAGTCTCATGCTACTGCAAGTGGCATGTCTGTGCTTGATGATGATGAAGTATTGTTTCCACTGGTTCAGGTTGGAAGTCATTCTTCTCGATTTGTAAATGTCAAAAATCCTAGCCAACAACCTGTTGTTATGCAGCTCATTTTGCATTCTGGAAAAATAATCACTGAGTGCAAGGCAGCGGATGGACATTTTCAGCCCTCCTCACCTGGGAGTTCGACTGGTTATAAATCAGCTTCACCTTTAAAGTATGGTTTTTCAGTGGCAGAGGGAGCTTTGACTGAGGCTCTTGTACATCCTTATGGTAGAGCATCCTTGGGTCCAATACTATTTCAACCCTCTGATCGATGTGGGTGGAGGAGTTCATTGCTAATAAGGAACAATCTTTCGGGTGTGGAGTGGTTACCTCTGCGAGGATTTGGGGGGTCATTTTCTGCAGTGTTGCTTGAAGAATCTGAACCTGTACAGGCTGTTGAGTTCAAGTTAAGCTTGCCTCTTCCTCGTACAATCTCTTCTCCTGACTTTTTACATCATATCGATGACAACATGCGTACATGCTCTCAGCCTTTGGCAAAAGAGCTATATGCGAAAAACATGGGGGACTTGCCCTTGGAGGTTAGAAGCATAAAAGTTACTGGAACTGAATGTGGGCTGGATGGGTTTGTGGTACAGAATTGCAAAGGTTTTGTTCTTGAACCTGGAAAGTCTATAAAGCTCATAATAACATTTCAGACTGATTTTTCTGCAGCTACAGTACAGAGAGACCTTGAATTATCTTTGGCAACGGGTATCATTGTGATACCTATGAAAGCAAGTCTACCTGTTTACATGCTTAGTTTTTGTAAAAAGACAATTTTCTGGATGCGACTGAAGAAATCTATCGTTTTACTCCTTGCTGCCTTTATCTTGTCTCTAGTTCTTTTTTGCTTCATTCCCCATTTGATGACTTTTGGCCAAGATTACATGTTTAAGAGTGGGAAAAGCTTCATTGCTACTGTAAGCCAAGCTGGAAAATCTGCCCGCCCCCATCGTAGCCATAGAAGCTGCAGTAAATTGCCCTTGTCTGGCACAATGAATGGTTTGCTGCGATCAGTTGGGAAGGAGGAATCCTTACTTCTGGAGCCTGTTGGTATGCATAATGATGGTTTTGTCACCAAAGAACAAGTTTCAAGTTTTGCTGCTAGGCCTGTGAAATCTGCTCTGGAGTTTGACAAGAAAAGCAGTTGTTGCTTGGATAACGGAAAGGAAATGACTCCATCCTCTTCAATGACAAATGCTGTGACCGGTCAAAGCTCCGATGTTCAGGATGCATCACAAGCTGGAAACCTTACAGTTAAAACTGGTAAAGATAAAGGAAGAAGGCGAAGGAAGAAAAAGAGTTCTGGCAATGGTGTAACTGGGCTTTTTGAAGTTTCAAGTAGTCAAAGTGGCAATTCGACACCTTCATCTCCCTTGTCTCCTGTCTCATCCTTAACTCCCACAAGGTCTCGGCCTCTGTCCCCTGATATGAATCAATCTGTTCAGGCTAGGAATCCATTTGCACCTGTAGCCATTCAACGATACCCTGACCCTATACCCAGGGCAAAAGTTTTGCAGTCTGAGATTTCTTTGAAACCTCGTGGTGAAAACAATTATGCTTGGAGTACTTCTAGTCAAGAGAAGCCTGATGTGTTGCATAAAGTGCCTGGCAAGCCTGTGTTATTGCCCTCTGCAACCCTCCCTCAAGCTGGTAGGCCTGACTCACTCTCGTCATGTCGTCCTTCTTTTTTGTCATCAGCATCTACAATTGCTCCACATGCCCGGGCTCCTGGATCCAAACTAAATGAGCAAAAAACAGTTGAGGAAAAGGCAAAACTGAAAGAAAAATTTACGTATGACATTTGGGGTGACCATATTTTTGTGGATAGATCAAAGGAGATTTCCGGGATGCAACCCCATGCTGAACAAAATAACTCGGATAGCTTTTTTGTTAGAGGTCCGCAGGCCCTCGTGACAATAGCTCAACGTGAATCA GATGGATCGATCAATACTTTCCTGGTGTTGGTCTTTGACCCGTGA
- the LOC113752911 gene encoding uncharacterized protein LOC113752911 isoform X3 has translation MKLQTLQMIKTPPPPRPPSLQLAIPGNMAYHRRIWHYGGVFKLMVAFLFCLGIVATCEPCSVSGVHHQVENEACRLCRDGGKSDYQGVFTGDVGSGFALDKLEPHASLDYVCGNSNLFCFWSTLPGLSRPGHVVQSTSAEVSGVQSDVKLHEMPNHARTNISWSSNCGIIKFSSGRTISCSLNQQYGCRELPSPPLDSSEGNDVLSCRGSFLDHKSQFFDSKEDARMSDSSSPHVEISPPLLDWGERNLYFPSLAFLTVTNAHSDNILTIYEPYSTNSQFYPCNFSEMVVAPGEGALICFVFLPKWLGFSSAQLVLQTSFGGFFIQATGFALESPYLVQPLIDLDVSSSGKWRKNLSLFNPFNEALYVEELTAWISVSSGNTSHSTKAVCSINSIQDLHELSLLSVHEWIDVRSAEVGLPLVSMRPHKNWVVDPHRMETIMELDFSFPAEGRIFGAFCLQLLRSSKDEIDTLIVPLEAEFGQISAYHEHGSPISVSLKALVPCDSSGTTVAILSVKNDSPCMLSIVNISEVGEGTKYFHIKYTEGLILFPGTVTHVALVLCTSISFEILGPPSELADTNVNCELHVLTNDSRNSEIKIPCRDLVSVCSSHTLDSSVGSPQGSEEVEYESIRTISSGSPKQPLTLNEALNTAEADEIVLKNWKSHATASGMSVLDDDEVLFPLVQLILHSGKIITECKAADGHFQPSSPGSSTGYKSASPLKYGFSVAEGALTEALVHPYGRASLGPILFQPSDRCGWRSSLLIRNNLSGVEWLPLRGFGGSFSAVLLEESEPVQAVEFKLSLPLPRTISSPDFLHHIDDNMRTCSQPLAKELYAKNMGDLPLEVRSIKVTGTECGLDGFVVQNCKGFVLEPGKSIKLIITFQTDFSAATVQRDLELSLATGIIVIPMKASLPVYMLSFCKKTIFWMRLKKSIVLLLAAFILSLVLFCFIPHLMTFGQDYMFKSGKSFIATVSQAGKSARPHRSHRSCSKLPLSGTMNGLLRSVGKEESLLLEPVGMHNDGFVTKEQVSSFAARPVKSALEFDKKSSCCLDNGKEMTPSSSMTNAVTGQSSDVQDASQAGNLTVKTGKDKGRRRRKKKSSGNGVTGLFEVSSSQSGNSTPSSPLSPVSSLTPTRSRPLSPDMNQSVQARNPFAPVAIQRYPDPIPRAKVLQSEISLKPRGENNYAWSTSSQEKPDVLHKVPGKPVLLPSATLPQAGRPDSLSSCRPSFLSSASTIAPHARAPGSKLNEQKTVEEKAKLKEKFTYDIWGDHIFVDRSKEISGMQPHAEQNNSDSFFVRGPQALVTIAQRESDGSINTFLVLVFDP, from the exons atgaagcttcaaaccCTACAGATGATCAAGACTCCGCCACCACCACGACCACCATCGCTTCAGCTGGCCATACCGGGCAACATGGCCTACCATCG GAGAATATGGCACTATGGCGGAGTTTTTAAATTAATGGTGGCTTTTCTATTTTGCCTTGGTATTGTGGCTACGTGTGAACCATGTTCGGTGTCTGGGGTGCATCATCAAGTGGAAAATGAAGCATGTAGGTTGTGCAGAGATGGTGGTAAGTCAGATTATCAAGGTGTATTTACTGGTGATGTTGGTTCAGGGTTTGCATTAGATAAGCTAGAGCCCCATGCAAGTCTTGATTATGTATGTGGGAATTCTAATTTGTTCTGCTTTTGGTCAACATTGCCTGGATTATCACGCCCAGGGCATGTTGTTCAATCTACATCAGCTGAAGTTTCTGGGGTTCAATCGGATGTTAAATTACATGAAATGCCAAATCATGCGAGGACTAATATTAGTTGGTCATCAAATTGTGGTATTATTAAGTTCTCTAGTGGTAGGACTATTTCTTGCTCTCTGAACCAGCAATATGGTTGTAGGGAACTGCCCAGTCCTCCTCTAGATAGTAGTGAGGGAAACGATGTTTTGTCCTGTAGAGGATCGTTTCTTGACCATAAAAGTCAGTTTTTTGACTCGAAAGAGGATGCAAGGATGAGTGACAGTTCTTCACCCCACGTAGAAATAAGCCCTCCCCTTTTGGACTGGGGAGAAAGGAACTTATATTTCCCCTCTTTAGCATTTTTAACAGTCACAAATGCACACAGTGACAATATTTTGACCATTTATGAACCTTATAGTACCAACTCTCAGTTTTATCCGTGCAATTTTAGTGAAATGGTGGTGGCACCTGGGGAAGGTGCCTTgatttgttttgtgtttttgcCTAAATGGTTAGGCTTTTCCTCTGCTCAGCTAGTGTTGCAGACAAGCTTTGGTGGTTTCTTCATCCAGGCTACAGGGTTTGCACTTGAGTCCCCCTATCTAGTACAGCCGTTGATTGACCTGGATGTTTCCTCCAGTGGAAAGTGGAGAAAGAATTTGTCATTGTTTAATCCTTTCAATGAAGCTCTTTATGTGGAGGAGTTAACTGCCTGGATATCAGTTTCTTCTGGGAATACTTCCCATTCTACCAAAGCTGTCTGTAGTATCAATAGTATCCAAGATCTGCATGAGTTAAGTTTGCTGAGCGTTCATGAGTGGATAGATGTGAGAAGTGCTGAAGTTGGTCTGCCACTAGTTTCAATGAGACCCCATAAGAATTGGGTGGTTGATCCACACAGAATGGAGACCATCATGGAGTTGGATTTTTCATTTCCTGCTGAAGGGAGAATTTTTGGTGCCTTTTGTCTGCAGTTGCTAAGATCATCAAAAGATGAGATTGATACTCTCATTGTTCCTCTTGAAGCAGAATTTGGTCAAATTTCAGCTTACCATGAGCATGGAAGTCCCATTTCAGTATCTCTCAAGGCCCTGGTGCCTTGTGATAGCAGTGGTACTACTGTTGCTATTTTGTCTGTGAAAAATGATTCTCCTTGTATGTTGAGCATTGTCAATATTAGCGAAGTGGGAGAAGGCACAAAATATTTCCACATCAAATACACGGAAGGACTGATTCTTTTCCCTGGCACTGTCACACATGTTGCGTTGGTCTTATGTACTTCCATTTCCTTTGAAATACTTGGTCCACCTTCTGAGCTTGCTGACACAAATGTGAATTGTGAACTACATGTGTTGACAAATGATTCGAGAAATTCTGAGATCAAAATTCCTTGCAGAGATTTAGTGAGTGTTTGTTCAAGTCATACATTAGATTCGTCTGTTGGATCTCCACAAGGTTCTGAAGAGGTGGAGTATGAAAGCATAAGAACCATATCTTCAGGCAGTCCCAAGCAGCCACTAACACTGAATGAG GCATTGAATACCGCAGAAGCAGATGAAATAGTTCTCAAGAATTGGAAGTCTCATGCTACTGCAAGTGGCATGTCTGTGCTTGATGATGATGAAGTATTGTTTCCACTGGTTCAG CTCATTTTGCATTCTGGAAAAATAATCACTGAGTGCAAGGCAGCGGATGGACATTTTCAGCCCTCCTCACCTGGGAGTTCGACTGGTTATAAATCAGCTTCACCTTTAAAGTATGGTTTTTCAGTGGCAGAGGGAGCTTTGACTGAGGCTCTTGTACATCCTTATGGTAGAGCATCCTTGGGTCCAATACTATTTCAACCCTCTGATCGATGTGGGTGGAGGAGTTCATTGCTAATAAGGAACAATCTTTCGGGTGTGGAGTGGTTACCTCTGCGAGGATTTGGGGGGTCATTTTCTGCAGTGTTGCTTGAAGAATCTGAACCTGTACAGGCTGTTGAGTTCAAGTTAAGCTTGCCTCTTCCTCGTACAATCTCTTCTCCTGACTTTTTACATCATATCGATGACAACATGCGTACATGCTCTCAGCCTTTGGCAAAAGAGCTATATGCGAAAAACATGGGGGACTTGCCCTTGGAGGTTAGAAGCATAAAAGTTACTGGAACTGAATGTGGGCTGGATGGGTTTGTGGTACAGAATTGCAAAGGTTTTGTTCTTGAACCTGGAAAGTCTATAAAGCTCATAATAACATTTCAGACTGATTTTTCTGCAGCTACAGTACAGAGAGACCTTGAATTATCTTTGGCAACGGGTATCATTGTGATACCTATGAAAGCAAGTCTACCTGTTTACATGCTTAGTTTTTGTAAAAAGACAATTTTCTGGATGCGACTGAAGAAATCTATCGTTTTACTCCTTGCTGCCTTTATCTTGTCTCTAGTTCTTTTTTGCTTCATTCCCCATTTGATGACTTTTGGCCAAGATTACATGTTTAAGAGTGGGAAAAGCTTCATTGCTACTGTAAGCCAAGCTGGAAAATCTGCCCGCCCCCATCGTAGCCATAGAAGCTGCAGTAAATTGCCCTTGTCTGGCACAATGAATGGTTTGCTGCGATCAGTTGGGAAGGAGGAATCCTTACTTCTGGAGCCTGTTGGTATGCATAATGATGGTTTTGTCACCAAAGAACAAGTTTCAAGTTTTGCTGCTAGGCCTGTGAAATCTGCTCTGGAGTTTGACAAGAAAAGCAGTTGTTGCTTGGATAACGGAAAGGAAATGACTCCATCCTCTTCAATGACAAATGCTGTGACCGGTCAAAGCTCCGATGTTCAGGATGCATCACAAGCTGGAAACCTTACAGTTAAAACTGGTAAAGATAAAGGAAGAAGGCGAAGGAAGAAAAAGAGTTCTGGCAATGGTGTAACTGGGCTTTTTGAAGTTTCAAGTAGTCAAAGTGGCAATTCGACACCTTCATCTCCCTTGTCTCCTGTCTCATCCTTAACTCCCACAAGGTCTCGGCCTCTGTCCCCTGATATGAATCAATCTGTTCAGGCTAGGAATCCATTTGCACCTGTAGCCATTCAACGATACCCTGACCCTATACCCAGGGCAAAAGTTTTGCAGTCTGAGATTTCTTTGAAACCTCGTGGTGAAAACAATTATGCTTGGAGTACTTCTAGTCAAGAGAAGCCTGATGTGTTGCATAAAGTGCCTGGCAAGCCTGTGTTATTGCCCTCTGCAACCCTCCCTCAAGCTGGTAGGCCTGACTCACTCTCGTCATGTCGTCCTTCTTTTTTGTCATCAGCATCTACAATTGCTCCACATGCCCGGGCTCCTGGATCCAAACTAAATGAGCAAAAAACAGTTGAGGAAAAGGCAAAACTGAAAGAAAAATTTACGTATGACATTTGGGGTGACCATATTTTTGTGGATAGATCAAAGGAGATTTCCGGGATGCAACCCCATGCTGAACAAAATAACTCGGATAGCTTTTTTGTTAGAGGTCCGCAGGCCCTCGTGACAATAGCTCAACGTGAATCA GATGGATCGATCAATACTTTCCTGGTGTTGGTCTTTGACCCGTGA